CATGCGAGCGCGCCTGGAGCTCGTGGATTACGACCGCGCCTGAGCGAGCGGGGCCGCGGTCGCGGTCGGCGCGTGCCCTACGGCGCGGGGCAGCACGGGGCCTGCATGGCGAATATCAAGCTGGTGGTGGAGTACGACGGCACCGGCTATAGCGGGTTTCAACGGCAGTCAGCGCGGCCGACGATCCAGGGGGAGCTCGAGGCGGCGCTGGGGCGGCTGCTGAGAGAGCAAGTCACAATCACGGCGGCGGGCAGAACCGACGCCGGAGTGCACGCGCTGGGGCAGGTGGTGAACTTCCCTACCACCAGGAACCTGCCGGCCGAGCGCGTGCCGCGGGCGGTGAATCGGGTGCTGCCGCGTGAGATCGTGGTCGCGGCCGCACAGGAGGTCGGCGACGATTTCCACGCGCGGCGCCTGGCGAAGAGCCGCCGCTACCAGTACACGATCCTGAACCGGGATCGGCCGTCGGCGCTGGTGGGGAGATTCGCCCACCGCGTCGGCGGCAGGCTCGACGTGGCGGCGATGCGCCAAGCGGCGGCGGAGCTCGTGGGTGAGCATGATTTCGCCGCCTTCGAGGCGGCGGGCAGCCCCACCGCCTCCACCGTGCGGCAGCTGACGACGCTGCGCGTGGGGCGGCTGGGCGACCTGGTGATCGTGGTGCTGGAGGCGGACCGCTTCCTCTACCAGATGGCGCGCATCATGGTCACCGCGCTGCTCGCAGCCGGGCGGGGGGAAATGGAGCCAGCGCAGATGCGGCGCCTGCGCGAAAGCAGGGACCGTGGCCGCATCGGGCCCCCGGCACCGCCCCACGGGCTGTGCCTGGTGAGGGTGACGTACTGAGGCTTGAGGTAAAGCAAATGCCAACGAAGACCTACAGCCCGCGCAAGCAAGACATTGACCGCCAGTGGCTGGTGGTGGATGTCGCGGGGATGCCCGTGGGCCGCGCGGCGACCGAGATCGCGGCCCTGCTGCGGGGTAAGCACAAGCCGATCTATGCGCCGCATGTGGACACC
Above is a window of Armatimonadota bacterium DNA encoding:
- the truA gene encoding tRNA pseudouridine(38-40) synthase TruA, with the translated sequence MANIKLVVEYDGTGYSGFQRQSARPTIQGELEAALGRLLREQVTITAAGRTDAGVHALGQVVNFPTTRNLPAERVPRAVNRVLPREIVVAAAQEVGDDFHARRLAKSRRYQYTILNRDRPSALVGRFAHRVGGRLDVAAMRQAAAELVGEHDFAAFEAAGSPTASTVRQLTTLRVGRLGDLVIVVLEADRFLYQMARIMVTALLAAGRGEMEPAQMRRLRESRDRGRIGPPAPPHGLCLVRVTY